In Syngnathus acus chromosome 21, fSynAcu1.2, whole genome shotgun sequence, one genomic interval encodes:
- the rpl24 gene encoding 60S ribosomal protein L24: protein MKVELCSFSGYKIYPGHGRRYARIDGKVFQFLNAKCESAFLAKRNPRQINWTVLYRRKHKKGQSEEVSKKRTRRAVKFQRAITGASLAEIMAKRNQKPEVRKAQREQAIRAAKEAKKAKQAAKKPAAPSTKATSKAAQKPKIAKPMKVNAPRVGGKR, encoded by the exons ATGAA GGTTGAGTTGTGCAGTTTCAGCGGGTATAAAATATACCCCGGCCATGGCCGCCGATACGCCAGGATAGACGGGAAG GTGTTCCAATTCTTGAACGCCAAATGCGAGTCTGCATTTTTGGCCAAGAGGAATCCCCGACAGATCAACTGGACAGTGCTGTACAGACGCAAGCACAAGAAGGGACAATCT GAAGAGGTGAGCAAGAAGCGTACCCGCCGTGCCGTTAAGTTCCAGAGGGCCATCACTGGTGCCTCCCTGGCTGAGATCATGGCCAAAAGGAACCAGAAGCCCGAGGTCCGCAAGGCCCAGAGAGAGCAGGCCATCAG GGCTGCCAAGGAGGCTAAGAAGGCAAAGCAGGCAGCAAAGAAGCCCGCTGCCCCCAGTACTAAG GCAACCAGCAAGGCTGCACAGAAGCCGAAGATCGCCAAGCCCATGAAGGTGAACGCGCCCCGTGTTGGTGGAAAACGCTAA